The Erythrobacter sp. SDW2 region GCAGGGCCAGACCTTCGCTGTCGTCGCCGATGATCCGGCGCTGGCCGGCGGGCTCGAGTTCTCGCAATATGCGGACCTCGTCTCCGCCCGTATGGCGCAGCTCGGCTATACGCCCGCCGTCTCGCCCGACACGGCCAACCTGCTGGTGCGCTTCGACTATGGCGTCGACGAGGGCCGCGAGAAGGTTCGCGCGACCGGTTTCTACGACGATCCGTTCTACAGCCCGTGGTATGGCTATTCGCCTCGTAGCCGGTTCTATCGCAGCCGTTACTACCGCAGCCGCTTCAGCGGACCGTGGGGTTTCGGTTTCTACGATCCGTGGTTCGGCGGTCCCGACGTTGTCAGTTATACCGTCTATAACAGCGACATCGAGCTGAAGATCGACAACCGCGCGACAGGTGAACGCCTGTTCGAAGGCAAGGCCGAGGCGCTGTCGACCAGCAACCGGCTGCAGTACCTGGTGCCCAACCTGGTCGAGGCGATGTTCACGGACTTCCCTGGCAACTCGGGCGAAACGCTGCGCATCTCGATCGCGCCGGAGAAGAAGACGGTTAAGCGCATCCCCTAGGTCGCCCGTTCAGCGCATCTGCACGGGAAATTCACAGCAAACCCATTTCCGTCGCTGCTTCGGCCCTGATACATCGTCAGGGCCGAAGGCAATGGAGTTGGCGAAATGATTGCAACCGAAGCCCACGCCGAACCGCGCATAGTCGCCAGTCGCTGGCGCTGGACCTACGCGATTTTTGCCGTGCTGCTGCTGGCGACCCCGCTGGTGGCGATGCAGTTCACCACCGAAGTGAATTGGGGCCCGGAAGACTTCGCGATCTTCGCCGCAATGCTGACGGGGCTCGGGCTATTGCTCGAGATCGCGGGAAGAGTTGCCAAGACGATGCAAGGCCGCGCGCTGCTGATGTTTGGAGCAGTGCTGGCCTTCCTGCTGGTCTGGGCGGAGCTCGCGGTCGGGCTGTTCGACTGAGCAGGAAGCACTACCGGTTGTCGGGCTGCGAGCGGACCGCCTGCAGTCCTTCGCGCGTGATGCGGTAGGCTGCGCCACCGCTGCTGCGGATCAGACGCCGTTTGCGCAGCCGCTGGAACACGCCAAGCGAGCAATCGACCAGCCGGTAGCCGTCGCGGTTGTAGCAATCGACCTCGACCACCCGGCCATGTTCATCACGGAAGTATTCGATCCGCCCACCTTGGGCGAGCGCGTGCAGGACGCGCTGCTCGTGTCTGGAAATGTTCACTGGAAGGGATGTCCACTTGCCGGGCCGCAGCCCGCAGCTGAGCAGGATGCCCCGCGCGCCATCGCGGGCGCGAGACATACGACAGCCCGATCCCGCGCGTAATTGCGCGGTCAGGCGGCTCAGTTGGTGGCAATCTCTTGCATGCTTCCCCTCGGGGTTTGGACAACGCTTAAATGTCCCTGGCCGAAGGCCCCGTCAAGTTCAGACCAGTCTGGCGTGCCCCCCGGTCGAACCGAAGCCCCCTGCACCACGTGCGGTCTCGTCCAGTTCCTCGACTTCTTCCCACACCGCCCGCGTGACCGGGGCCAGCACCAGCTGCGCGACACGGTCGCCGCGATGGATGGTGAAAGGCTCGCTGCCATGGTTGATGAGGATCGCCTTCAGCTCGCCGCGATAATCGCTGTCGATGGTTCCCGGGGTGTTGGGCACGGTAATGCCGTGCTTGAGCGCGAGGCCTGAACGCGGGCGAACCTGTATCTCGTACCCGGGCGGGATCGCCATGCTGAGCCCGGTCGCCACGGCATGGCGTTCACCCGGCTTGATGGTCACATCTTCGGCCGAAACCAGATCCATGCCGGCAGCGCCGGCCGTGGCATATTCGGGCAGCGGCAGGCCGTGGCCGTTGTTGAGGCGCTTCAGCTTCACCGGCACATTACTCATCAGTGTCGTCCATATTCTCGAGCGCCTCGGCGATGCGTTCGACCAGCGCGCGGGCGACATCGTCCTTGGGCATTTCCGGCA contains the following coding sequences:
- a CDS encoding YjhX family toxin — its product is MNISRHEQRVLHALAQGGRIEYFRDEHGRVVEVDCYNRDGYRLVDCSLGVFQRLRKRRLIRSSGGAAYRITREGLQAVRSQPDNR
- a CDS encoding DUF4136 domain-containing protein, with the protein product MTTKITFSRRLLQAAAVPLMLATLGGCATAGFKSDVTRFTSQLPAPQGQTFAVVADDPALAGGLEFSQYADLVSARMAQLGYTPAVSPDTANLLVRFDYGVDEGREKVRATGFYDDPFYSPWYGYSPRSRFYRSRYYRSRFSGPWGFGFYDPWFGGPDVVSYTVYNSDIELKIDNRATGERLFEGKAEALSTSNRLQYLVPNLVEAMFTDFPGNSGETLRISIAPEKKTVKRIP
- the dut gene encoding dUTP diphosphatase; this encodes MSNVPVKLKRLNNGHGLPLPEYATAGAAGMDLVSAEDVTIKPGERHAVATGLSMAIPPGYEIQVRPRSGLALKHGITVPNTPGTIDSDYRGELKAILINHGSEPFTIHRGDRVAQLVLAPVTRAVWEEVEELDETARGAGGFGSTGGHARLV